A stretch of DNA from Lotus japonicus ecotype B-129 chromosome 4, LjGifu_v1.2:
TTATACCTTGATCAAGACTATCTCTTGAAGCAATTTTAGTGATAAATTATTTGAAATAAGTAACGTATTGGAATCGGAATTGGTGTGTCGTGAAGGGGGAAAGTACGAGCTTTAATTGCTGGTGGGCCTGTGGTAGAGGAAGGACATGTGGCAAGTTTATGCCAAGTGCCAAGTGCCAAGTCCACTCCCCTTACTAGTAATAGAACGAACAAAGCACATGTGGATGGATATGGTTCCTTAATTCTGAACCTCTCTTGTAAGTTGAGTTTAGGGATGGCACCCGCGAGGGGCGGGGGCGGGGAGTGCCTCCCCCGTCCCCATCCCCGCGTCTCTTTCATGTCCCCATCCCCACTCCCCATCCCCGTGGCGGGGTGAATTTTCTCCCCATCCCCAATCCCCACCTCCCCACGGGTCCCCGCAGATCCCCATGGGGACCATTAACacaacattaaaaataaaataaaactaaattaaatataaaaatacttAAATTTCCACGTGGACTACAAATAGTTAAATATGAAAATCACAAATGAGAATGAAACATGTCAAGTtctatgaaaatatataatgaaGTTCAAATAACATTTAATTTACTATTAAGGGTATTATGGTATTATTGATTTTTTACCTATGTATACAGGGCGGGGATTCCGCGGGGCGGGAAGGGTGATCCCCACCCCCATCCCCAAATTTATCTCGGGGGAATTTTTGTCCCCATCCCCATCTCCACAGGGAAAAATTCCCCAAGATCGGGGCCCCAAACGGGACAGTCCCCACGAGGATCCCCATATGCAGGTAgaaattgccatccctagttGAGTTTAATTGTTTGATTTGAACTAGTAGTGAATTCCATTAACTAGTTGGGTTAAGGGTAGGTGCACTACTCTCTCCCTCCCCCAATGCCATTGACATTAACTAAACCATAATAAAAAAATCTCCTTGTGTCCATATTCAATTATATTCTTTTCACTCTTATAATGAAATACAAATTAATTAAACCATTTGTTAGCACAATATATATATCAAACAATGTAAATGTATGTATATTTTGCAAAGTATTAGTAGAAGAAAGGGAAAGGGAAGCGACGTCGTATAGAAGAGAAACCTCAGTTGGTCCGCTGAATTGATGATAGACAGCCACCTGTTCCTGTGTTGTGGCCGGCGTGACCTGTCTCCCTCATTCTATTCAGTATTCACTCAGTACTCCACCATATTTTTCATGTCTTTCGATGAAACCTATGCGATTCATTTTCCTTCCTTTTATTCTTCTCTGAACTGCATTAAGCAAAACCAAGCGCATGTAAATAGTGATGGCTCCCAATCCTTATCCCATGAATCCCATGAATCTGAATCTCAATTCCAACAAGTCACCCTCCTCCacggccaccaccaccataccaCCATCCTCTCAGGAGATTCTCGTCCGCGAAACGCTGCGTATCAGCGCCAATTTGGCCTCCCCGCTCCTCGAACCCACCACCAGGTTGATTTGCTGCGAGGAAATCGACGGCCGCCGCTGGGACTATCTCGCTGAGACTGATTCCTCCGGCCAATTCAAGAAGAATTCATTTCGCTCTCTCACCTTGCAAACCCCTCAACCTCCAATCgatgttagttagttagttagttagttagtttccATAAATAAATAGGAATTGAATTTCGCATCACAACATGTTGATGAATTGAATGAATGTATGCAGGGACTGATTTCATTCGTGAGATCCTATGTTGTTCCTGAAGGTTTCCCTGACAGTGTTACCCCTTCGTACGTGCCGTACATGACATGGAGGGCATTAAAACACTTCTTCGGTGGAGCAATGGGCGTTTTCACTACTCAAACCCTTTTGACTTCAGTTGGCGTCTCTAGAAACACAGCCACTCCTGGTGCTGTAGCTATCAACTGGATTCTCAAGGATGGTGCTGGTCGTGTGGGAAAGATGCTTTTTGCACGCCAAGGAAAAAAATTTGATTATGATCTCAAACAGGTACTACTAATTTACTTTTTTCTGTTACAAATTCCCACAATTGCTGTCTCTAAGTTATTCTTTACAGCTGCGCTTTGCAGGTGATCTTCTCATGGAGCTGGGTGCCGGAGTGGAACTGGCAACTGCTGCAGTGCCACATCTATTTCTTCCTTTGGCTTGTGCTGCTAATGTAGCAAAGGTTTGATTACTTTTTTCTGCTGACTCATTCGATTCAGTTTCATGTCTGCTCAGCAATGCTTATTTGTTTATTTCTGCTCATAGAATGTTGCTGCTGTCACATCAACATCCACTCGGACACCAATTTACAAAGCCTTTGCTAAAGGAGAAAACATAGGGGATGTCACTGCAAAAGGAGAATGTGTTGGCAATATAGCGGACCTGGTATGTTTATGAACTTCAATAACAATTATTAACTGTAATGTTTGGTAAATTTTGGATAGTGCcagtttaattaaaaaatttaggaTTGTTTCAGAAAATTCAAACAAGGAACAATAATAGTTCTGAAAGAAAGATTCTCACGTTGTCTGCCAAATGAAAcaatgaaaagaagaaaattaaTCTAAACTTTGTACCTGGGTTTCCTTGGGTATAAACATGTTTTGATTGCATCACATGTCAGTATTATAGTATGACACTAAAGCCACTTGATCTGTAAGCCTATGCTTTCTAAATGCCAGCACTTCTCATGTCCCTAATATATCTCCAagcttactttttttttaaacctttaGAATCGTATCATCCATGTTAGTAAGCTTTAGTTTGTTTTTTCTGCCCCTTTTGATGAAATGAAATGCTGAATCTCTTCCCTAATTTGCAGTTAGGAACTGGTTTGAGCATATGGATTTCCAAAAGGAATCCGTCGCTTGTCACCACGTTTTCCCTCCTTTCATGTGGATATATCCTTAGTTCTTATAGAGAGGTTTGGTTTTGTATTTCTAACCTTGATGCTTATATAGCTGTACTTCCAATCTTGTGGTTGTGTCACTAAAGCTTATTTATTGCATTAATAGGTAAAGTCTGTGGTTTTGCATACACTTAACTCAGCAAGATTCAGTGTGGCAGTAGAGGCCTTCCTGAAGACAGGTATCTTAACAGTGCTGTAGATGTCCTAGCATCTGACGTGCCAacacaataaataaataaaagagataATGAAGTGATTGTGTATCTTTTTGACATATCAGATAGTCAATCCATGCTACTCGTATCGATCAATCTGTTTTCTCTTGTATAGTCATTTTCGTATATACAAGCAATTGGTTTGATATACTATTCCACCTTCactcatattttaaataaactaATCCATTTCAGGACGAGTTCCCACTTTGCAGGAGGGCAATATGAATGAGAATATATTCAGTTTTCCCTGGAAAGATAGGCCTGTTGTTCTAGGTAAATCAATGGACTGAAAGGTTTTTAGATGTCAACTGCAGCCAATGTCTCGAAAATTAAAACTGAAGTTTTCCTTTTAAATGTTTCTATAGGATCAAGAATCAAGGAGGCATTCCGAGACCCTAGTGCATATGTTGCCATAGAGCCCCTGTTCGATGTATGTCTTTTTTGAGAGATTAAAAATTAACTTATTGTTATATTTATTTCTGGATTGGTGATGCTATATAATACAATTATTCTGTTCTCTTATATTGGTAACAGAAGGAGAGGTATATTGTGACATATGACCCTTCAAAATATAAGGTCTATGCTGTGCTGAAGGCTCAGGCGAAGTCAGACGATATTCTAAAAGCAGCATTCCACGTGAGATATATTGCTTTATTACAAATTTATTTGAAGAGCTGGGGAATTCTTAATTTGAAAAATACTTAAAAGTTTAAATAACCTTATTCTGCAGGCTCACGTGCTCTTGAGTTTCATAAAATCATCGaatgaaaataaggtctcatcTCAGAAGCAAAGGGAGGATCTTAACTCAAATGTGATGCTCACAGTTGCTGATCTTGAGGCTTGTATTGCTGATTCTTGCAAGGTCGTGGCAAATTCTTATGGGCTTTTCAAGAATAAAGCTAAGGAGCAGGTAAATGGAGCAAAATTATCTGTTTGTTCAGCATCATATCATGTTTACTCTGCATTATTTGTGTACCTGGTTTTGCATGCTATCTTTGAAATGTAATTGTTAGTATTGAGGTCTTAAATTTTTGGACATGTGGATGGCCTTCTGTTTGTCCATCCTAGTCAACGGGATTTTTGTTTCTTCTGGGTCATGGGGTAGGAAGAGGTACTACTACTAATTCAGTTTCTCGCAAGTGTTTCTATCCCATAATTTGAGCTTGGTCATCTAAGCCCTTGGCTTGTTACTGATGCCCTGCTTTGGGTGAGTATACCTCGAGCATTGCACTGGTTTGTGTAATTCCCAAAGGTACTGAAGGAAGGATTTCTTTTGAAGTTTTTAAAATAGGGTAAAACTTAAGTATAGTACCATTGGTGCTGTTGGTACTGTTCTTCAATCAAAAAATGACACCTGGAATTGCACTTAATTTGTTTTGGCTCCATATCCTGGAATCTGCAAACACATCTTCCTTGATCCTTCCCTCTTCCTCCAACCTCTCCAACCTTCCATCTCCCTACCACACCGCACAACATGCCTTTCCTTAAGCCCGCAGATGTCAATTGAAGTGCTTGTCCCAGACATTAAGACATGGACGACCATGGAAAGAGCACGAGCTCTTAAATTTTAGCAGCCTTGACACCGCCATGGTGGATTACAGAACCAATTTTGCAAGATCACCCTACTTGATTGCAATTTCTTCATATGAAAGCCCTCTGTTCTTTTTGACACcgccataattttttttgttgagatTCCAGATATTTACTTCTTCACACAAATGTTTCTTCAATCCCTAATATTGTCACTCTAGAGCCTGAGAAGATAAGTTTCATACCCTCTTTCATAGGTTTATGGCACTGGATTCCCAATGTTCTTGTCtttaaaaatgaagaaaaagccATCACAAGTTAAAAGAGAGGAGATATACTCTAATTTTCGGTGGAAACATGGTTACAGAGAAAAAGGACAAAGGAGTTCGTGTGGGAGAAAAGAATTGATTTGAAAACTCAATAGTGTAGGGGTTAATAAGGCCAGGTGTCGTTTTATGATTGAAGAACAGTACCAACAGCACAAATGGTAGTGCACTTAAGTTTTTCCCTTTAAAATAAAGCTGTTGGCTTAGAATTTGGTTAATGCTAATCTTCATCCTGTACTTTATAATTACATAGTTACAATAGAGATAgctagcatgtttggaaaaacACTCTTACAATTTATTCtaaagttagaattaattttgatgagaaatgtACGTGAATAGCTTACGGGTGTCAGCgttgattatgagaaaaaatacgtttatccaaacatgctaacATCTAGAAACACTTCTACTTTTGTGGTGGAAGATCGCCACCTTGATAATGTAAACTGTAACCAATCGTATTGTAAATTGTTAATAATAGACATTTTAGGGTCCATTTCCACGGTCAACATCAAGTtatgagattttattttatttgtgtaTGTTTGTTAAATCATTGCAAAAGCCAAATACATGTAATCTATATAGTTATGAAATTCATATAACAAAAATGTAtgacactttttttttgttacaaaaggaaaattaaaattgtaaaatGTATGTCACTTTGTGCACAAGTATATTTCTCTCTTCATATCTCTATATCATGTCAACCACCACTTCTCTTTGTTCTTATCCTTTTTCTTTCATTGTTGTACTAGTTTTGTACAGAGGTATTGTACAAAGATAATTTATCTATAATCTATTTGCTTGTAGGGTTGGGCTATGTCAGAATCACTTTTAAATCCTGGTCGAGCTAGGCTGTGTCAACTTGATAATAGATGATGATATCATCATATTCTTAGCTGGGTGCTGTCGGGTTTTGAGTACCAAAG
This window harbors:
- the LOC130711913 gene encoding protein root UVB sensitive 6; translated protein: MAPNPYPMNPMNLNLNSNKSPSSTATTTIPPSSQEILVRETLRISANLASPLLEPTTRLICCEEIDGRRWDYLAETDSSGQFKKNSFRSLTLQTPQPPIDGLISFVRSYVVPEGFPDSVTPSYVPYMTWRALKHFFGGAMGVFTTQTLLTSVGVSRNTATPGAVAINWILKDGAGRVGKMLFARQGKKFDYDLKQLRFAGDLLMELGAGVELATAAVPHLFLPLACAANVAKNVAAVTSTSTRTPIYKAFAKGENIGDVTAKGECVGNIADLLGTGLSIWISKRNPSLVTTFSLLSCGYILSSYREVKSVVLHTLNSARFSVAVEAFLKTGRVPTLQEGNMNENIFSFPWKDRPVVLGSRIKEAFRDPSAYVAIEPLFDKERYIVTYDPSKYKVYAVLKAQAKSDDILKAAFHAHVLLSFIKSSNENKVSSQKQREDLNSNVMLTVADLEACIADSCKVVANSYGLFKNKAKEQGWAMSESLLNPGRARLCQLDNR